A window of Rufibacter sp. LB8 contains these coding sequences:
- a CDS encoding HEPN domain-containing protein, whose translation MAGKVESLGLCDHTRSVLTGVVREIIAFLAETVQPEKIFLLNHPTLDGAGATGYVDLLVVVPCRSHILFAEHQGLVEFSNLRSHQVVCSLHRSDAVSAALAQGHIHYSLSCTPNRLVYNSGDSPLPVTPQHLLQALREQATLKFEESYGKALAFYVSAQSCAHEVIGIFLLHQAAEMAYRAILHSLMDKAPHTHSIKALIKHSRRCTPQLYSVFPRDTPAEKQLVHQLEDAYLKARYEPGYSISPNVRELLFERVGKLLGVTRQVFDGKVKSFFT comes from the coding sequence ATGGCAGGCAAGGTTGAATCACTGGGACTCTGTGACCATACCCGCTCTGTCCTTACGGGTGTAGTGCGGGAGATTATCGCTTTTCTGGCAGAGACAGTGCAGCCCGAGAAGATTTTTCTGCTCAACCATCCCACCTTAGATGGGGCAGGAGCCACTGGGTATGTAGACCTGCTGGTGGTGGTGCCCTGCAGGAGCCACATCCTTTTCGCCGAGCACCAGGGGCTGGTGGAGTTCTCCAACCTGCGTAGCCACCAGGTTGTCTGCTCGCTCCACCGCTCAGACGCCGTCAGCGCGGCACTAGCGCAGGGGCATATCCATTATTCACTTTCTTGCACACCAAACAGGCTGGTATATAATAGTGGGGATAGCCCATTGCCTGTTACGCCCCAGCACCTTTTGCAGGCCCTGAGGGAGCAGGCCACCCTGAAGTTTGAGGAAAGCTACGGCAAGGCCCTGGCCTTTTATGTCAGTGCCCAAAGCTGTGCACATGAGGTTATCGGGATTTTTCTGCTGCACCAGGCAGCCGAGATGGCCTACCGGGCGATACTGCACTCGCTGATGGACAAAGCGCCTCATACCCACTCCATCAAAGCCCTCATCAAGCATAGCAGACGCTGTACCCCACAGCTATATTCCGTCTTTCCCCGAGACACCCCCGCAGAAAAGCAACTGGTGCACCAACTGGAGGATGCCTACCTGAAAGCCCGGTACGAGCCAGGGTACAGTATCAGTCCGAATGTACGTGAGCTTCTGTTCGAGCGGGTAGGGAAGTTGCTTGGGGTAACGCGGCAGGTGTTTGACGGGAAGGTGAAAAGCTTCTTTACCTAG